The following is a genomic window from Candidatus Alcyoniella australis.
ACAACCAACCGCTTGAGCCGTTGGAGCTGGTGGACGTGTTTATCGGCACCGGTGGCCAGGGGTTCGGCCAGGGCAGCCTGCTGCCCGGACCCTCGATGCCGTGGGGCATGGTCAAGCTCAGCCCGGACACCAGCGTGGCCGACCTGCAACTGGATTTCACCCACTACGGCGGTTACTACTACGGCGACAAACAGATCCGCGGATTCACGCACACGCACATCATCGGCACCGGCGCGGGGGACGCGGGCAACCTGCTGCTGATGCCGACCCGCGGGTTCGAGACCCAAACCGGCGACACGCTCGAGTCGTACTACCGCTCGAGCTTCTCCCACGACACCGAGCAGGCCAATCCGGGCTACTACTCGGTGCTGCTCGACCGCTACTACATCCACGCCGAGCTCACGGCCACCGAGCACGCGGGCATGCACCGCTACACCTTCCCCGAGGCCTCGGATGCCCAGGTGGTGATCAACGCGGGCAACTCGATCCAGCCCCATTGGGTCAGCGCGGCCCAGGTCAACGTGGATCAGCCAAACTCCGCGGTCTACGGCTGGCTGGACCACACCGGCGGATTCGCGGGCCGCGACGGCGGCTACATCCTTTATTTCGTGGTCGAGTTCGACCGGCCGTTCACCCATTACGGCACGTTCGTGGGACGCAACATCAGCCCCGGCTCGCTTCAGGCCCTGCAGGACGGCACAGGCATCGAGAATCAGGCCGGCGCCTACGTCGAGTTCGACGCCGATCCGGACACGCCGGTGGTGGCGCGGGTCGGCATCTCCTATATCTCGCTGGAACAGGCGCGGATTAACCTGGCGGCCGAGATCCCGGATTTTGATTTCGACGACGTGCGCACTGAGGCCGAGAACGGCTGGCGCGAAGTGCTCGAACAGTTCGAGGTCGACGGCGGCACGGACCTGCAACGCGAGATCTTTTACAGTGCGGTCTACCACCTGTACATGATGCCCTCGCTGTTCTCCGAAGTCGGCGAGATCTACCGCGGGTTCGACCGCGAGCTGCACGCGGACGAGGGCCACCGCTTTTATTCGGACATGTCGCTGTGGGACACCTTCCGCAGCTTCCACACGCTGATCGACCTAATTAATCCCGAGGCCCAGCTGAACTTCCTCAACTCAATGGTCAGGATGTACCAGCAGGGCGGGTCGTTCCCAAAGTGGCCGCGCGCCCTGGGCTACACCGGCTGCATGATCGGCACATCGGCCGACATCGTGTTCGCCGGCTCATACCTCAAGGGAATCGACAACTTCAACGTGAACACGGCCTACGAGGGGCTGCGCCTGCACGGCCTGGGACCGACCGAGCACGGCCGCACGGACATGCAGGACTACCTGGCCCTGGGCTACTGCTCGATCGAGAACGGCAGCAAGTCGGTCTCCAATACGCTGGAAAACTGCTACGACG
Proteins encoded in this region:
- a CDS encoding GH92 family glycosyl hydrolase, which codes for MSISRFFLFLLLLIVLLCCGVVWSGCDTDDDDDDDDDVAGDDDDDDDDDNQPLEPLELVDVFIGTGGQGFGQGSLLPGPSMPWGMVKLSPDTSVADLQLDFTHYGGYYYGDKQIRGFTHTHIIGTGAGDAGNLLLMPTRGFETQTGDTLESYYRSSFSHDTEQANPGYYSVLLDRYYIHAELTATEHAGMHRYTFPEASDAQVVINAGNSIQPHWVSAAQVNVDQPNSAVYGWLDHTGGFAGRDGGYILYFVVEFDRPFTHYGTFVGRNISPGSLQALQDGTGIENQAGAYVEFDADPDTPVVARVGISYISLEQARINLAAEIPDFDFDDVRTEAENGWREVLEQFEVDGGTDLQREIFYSAVYHLYMMPSLFSEVGEIYRGFDRELHADEGHRFYSDMSLWDTFRSFHTLIDLINPEAQLNFLNSMVRMYQQGGSFPKWPRALGYTGCMIGTSADIVFAGSYLKGIDNFNVNTAYEGLRLHGLGPTEHGRTDMQDYLALGYCSIENGSKSVSNTLENCYDDYALGLWAQALGHDEDAERFLAQSRNWINLFDKPSGFLRARHRDGSWVDSFIPLWFSEDYCEGNAYHWSFYVPYDVDELAFAHGGRDVLIYRLEQMFQNSVNWPNTPLPDIFYWHGNEPDILVPYLFNELGRPDLTQKWVRWVMDAHYTGGPDGVDGNDDGGTLSAWYVFSAMGIYSLPGTDIYYIASPIFENLVLHRDQGDITITAHNASPDNIYVQSVQLNGEPLDEPIFHHDQIADGATFEFVMGPQPSGWGRE